A window from Theobroma cacao cultivar B97-61/B2 chromosome 3, Criollo_cocoa_genome_V2, whole genome shotgun sequence encodes these proteins:
- the LOC18606949 gene encoding probable aspartic protease At2g35615 — MASTFRACSLLSAALVSVMCICLTHQLLVFSAAKAMPSSFSVDLIHRDSPISPLYNPLETRFDRLYNAYNRSISRINRFRPNPESSNNYTSKALQSDTVSSGGEYFMKFSIGTPPVSVLGIADTGSDLTWVQCKPCEQCYGQKPPLFDPRKSSTYKNLPCGSNSCNALDSSERVCDQQNACKYSYSYGDRSFTKGNVALEKFTIGVSTRSSPVLSFPNLVFGCGHSNGGTFDDVGSGIVGLGGGPLSLVKQLDKSIRGKFSYCLAPTAYAEEPCASSRIIFGTATESDAAAVSTPLVDKNPSTYYFITLEAISVGDRRLAYGGSSASPTEKLGNIIIDSGTTLTFLESEFYNSLESALEEAIEAKRVSDPKGLLSPCFKGAKDIDLPVITFHFSGADVKLQPWNTFAQVQEDMVCFTIVPSNDIAIFGNLSQMDFLVSYDLEERTVSFTPTDCTKPLM; from the coding sequence ATGGCCTCAACTTTCAGAGCCTGTTCACTCTTGTCTGCTGCTCTTGTTTCGGTAATGTGCATATGCTTAACTCATCAGTTGTTGGTGTTTTCAGCTGCAAAAGCAATGCCTAGCAGCTTTAGTGTGGACCTGATACACCGTGACTCCCCAATCTCCCCGCTTTACAACCCTCTTGAAACCCGATTTGATCGCTTGTACAATGCTTACAATCGCTCTATCTCTCGCATTAATCGTTTCAGGCCAAATCCTGAAAGTAGTAATAATTATACTTCCAAGGCACTCCAGTCGGATACAGTGTCAAGCGGTGGAGAATATTTCATGAAATTTTCCATCGGAACCCCACCTGTTTCAGTGCTTGGAATAGCTGATACTGGCAGCGATCTCACCTGGGTGCAGTGTAAGCCTTGTGAACAATGTTATGGGCAAAAGCCTCCTCTCTTTGATCCCAGAAAGTCCTCCACGTACAAGAACCTTCCCTGCGGGTCTAATTCCTGCAATGCATTGGATAGCTCTGAAAGAGTCTGCGATCAGCAGAACGCTTGTAAATACAGCTATTCCTATGGAGACCGCTCCTTCACCAAAGGAAACGTTGCTCTTGAAAAGTTCACCATCGGCGTCTCTACTCGCAGTAGTCCAGTACTTTCCTTTCCAAACCTTGTGTTCGGCTGTGGACACAGCAACGGTGGCACATTCGATGATGTAGGTTCCGGTATTGTTGGCCTTGGTGGAGGTCCCCTTTCTCTAGTCAAACAATTGGATAAATCAATCCGTGGGAAGTTTTCCTACTGTCTGGCTCCCACTGCGTATGCAGAGGAGCCGTGTGCTTCAAGCAGAATAATATTTGGTACTGCAACGGAATCGGATGCTGCTGCTGTTTCAACTCCCTTAGTTGACAAAAACCCTTCAACGTATTACTTCATAACGTTAGAGGCTATCAGTGTTGGAGACAGAAGGTTGGCCTATGGCGGATCATCTGCATCACCAACGGAGAAATTAGGCAACATCATCATCGACTCTGGGACAACATTGACATTCCTGGAGTCAGAGTTCTATAACAGTCTTGAATCCGCCTTGGAGGAAGCAATTGAGGCCAAACGAGTGAGTGACCCCAAGGGCCTTCTCAGCCCCTGTTTTAAGGGCGCTAAGGACATAGATCTTCCCGTAATAACGTTTCATTTTAGTGGTGCGGACGTGAAGTTGCAGCCATGGAATACGTTCGCCCAAGTGCAGGAAGACATGGTGTGCTTCACCATCGTACCATCCAATGACATAGCCATTTTTGGGAACCTGTCTCAGATGGATTTCTTGGTCAGCTACGACCTAGAAGAGAGAACTGTCTCCTTCACGCCAACTGACTGCACCAAGCCTTTGATGTGA
- the LOC18606946 gene encoding serine/threonine-protein kinase At5g01020 isoform X2, whose protein sequence is MTDSSKPWRPFAANCCSADDQTIFGNFSRCRPSRSDFSKNIAPLPSFRRLSYSDLSRSSSTRITEDLAQSFGPDLYDFQLSELRAITQNFASNYLLGEGGFGTVHKGYVDDNFRQGLKAQAVAVKLLDIEGLQGHREWLAEVIFLGQLRHPHLVKLIGYCCEDEQRLLVYEFMPRGSLENHLFKRISTSLPWGTRLKIAIGAAKGLAFLHGAENPVIYRDFKTSNILDFTAKLSDFGLAKMGPEGSNTHVTTRVMGTYGYAAPEYVSTGHLTTKSDVYSFGVVLLELLTGRRSVEKSRSKNEQILVDWAKPYLSSSRRLRYIMDPRLSGQYSVKGAKEMALLALQCISLNPKDRPRMPAIVQTLEALQQYKDMAVSCGQWPVSVSPKSTKTNGPKFRGAQGRGKLTATTANGKAA, encoded by the exons ATGACTGACTCCTCCAAGCCTTGGAGACCATTCGCTGCAAATTGTTGTTCAGCTGATGACCAAACAATTTTTGGCAATTTCAGCCGTTGCAGGCCATCCAGATCTGACTTCTCCAAGAACATTGCTCCATTACCATCGTTTCGACGATTGTCCTACTCTGATCTTAGTCGTTCATCGTCCACGCGCATCACCGAGGATCTTGCACAATCCTTTGGGCCTGATTTGTACGATTTCCAGCTAAGCGAGCTGCGGGCTATAACCCAGAATTTTGCGAGCAATTATCTGTTAGGAGAAGGTGGGTTCGGGACTGTGCATAAAGGCTACGTGGATGACAATTTTAGGCAGGGTTTGAAGGCTCAAGCTGTAGCTGTCAAGCTATTGGATATTGAAGGCCTCCAAGGACACCGTGAATGGCTT GCAGAAGTAATATTCTTGGGGCAGCTTCGGCATCCACACTTGGTCAAATTGATTGGCTATTGCTGTGAGGACGAACAACGTCTTCTTGTATATGAGTTCATGCCCAGAGGCAGTTTGGAGAATCATTTGTTCAAAA GGATCTCAACATCATTGCCGTGGGGCACCAGATTGAAGATTGCCATTGGAGCTGCAAAAGGGCTTGCATTCTTGCATGGGGCTGAGAATCCTGTCATATATCGTGACTTCAAAACTTCCAATATCTTG GATTTTACAGCAAAATTATCGGATTTTGGACTTGCCAAGATGGGGCCTGAGGGCTCAAACACGCACGTCACAACTCGCGTTATGGGCACCTATGGCTATGCTGCCCCAGAATATGTATCGACAg GTCACTTGACGACGAAAAGTGATGTTTACAGCTTTGGAGTGGTACTATTAGAATTGCTTACAGGGAGAAGATCAGTGGAGAAATCAAGGTCTAAGAACGAGCAAATCCTTGTCGATTGGGCTAAGCCTTACTTGAGTAGCAGTCGGAGGCTGCGCTATATAATGGACCCAAGACTCAGCGGGCAGTATTCCGTTAAAGGAGCAAAAGAGATGGCTCTTCTGGCATTACAATGCATCAGTTTGAACCCTAAAGACAGGCCAAGGATGCCAGCCATTGTTCAAACTCTGGAAGCCCTGCAACAGTATAAGGACATGGCGGTCTCCTGCGGTCAATGGCCTGTATCTGTGTCACCAAAATCCACTAAAACTAATGGACCTAAATTCAGGGGCGCACAAGGTAGAGGTAAGCTGACTGCAACTACTGCAAATGGGAAGGCCGCATGA
- the LOC18606947 gene encoding uncharacterized protein LOC18606947, which translates to MHSCPVVDSTCRQAPSSSKIMADFGFLSDTDESAVEEVISQAQDLCVLEQLSAINCSALAHSVLPSDLDSRFCRLKSFPVPITRTTHQSPDKDCHSDSHDSPQRKYSFKPKQTPSSPPSISDSSPQNALFSPSVPKNRLPSNSRSFASPLPPDSSPPQKAGCFWCSPKKISKKNKENRVLGTALDSDEFLSNFTTFSVKEQQSMLNNAIKEQDKISREAEKIVNWAKQASARMTFPGIEDELSHSDDEHAK; encoded by the coding sequence atgCACAGTTGCCCTGTGGTTGATTCCACCTGCAGGCAGGCTCCTTCTTCCTCAAAAATAATGGCAGATTTTGGTTTCTTATCTGATACAGATGAGTCGGCTGTAGAAGAAGTCATCTCCCAAGCACAAGACCTGTGCGTACTGGAGCAGCTCTCTGCTATCAACTGCTCTGCTCTCGCCCACTCCGTCCTTCCGTCCGATTTGGACTCCCGATTCTGCCGACTCAAATCCTTTCCTGTGCCTATAACCCGCACAACTCATCAAAGTCCAGACAAGGATTGCCACTCTGATTCCCATGATAGCCCACAACGGAAATACTCTTTCAAACCCAAACAGACACCTTCTTCACCTCCCTCTATTTCAGATTCTAGCCCCCAAAATGCACTCTTCTCTCCTTCAGTACCCAAAAATCGCCTCCCATCAAATTCTCGCTCATTTGCTTCTCCTTTGCCTCCGGATTCTTCTCCACCCCAAAAAGCTGGGTGCTTTTGGTGTTCTCCCAAAAAGATTTCTaagaaaaacaaggaaaatagGGTGCTGGGTACCGCTCTTGATTCTGATGAATTCCTGTCCAATTTTACTACTTTTTCAGTCAAAGAACAGCAAAGCATGCTCAACAACGCAATCAAGGAACAAGACAAGATTAGCCGGGAGGCAGAAAAGATAGTTAATTGGGCAAAGCAAGCATCCGCAAGGATGACCTTTCCTGGCATTGAAGATGAGCTTAGTCACagtgatgatgaacatgctaaATGA
- the LOC18606946 gene encoding serine/threonine-protein kinase At5g01020 isoform X1: protein MTDSSKPWRPFAANCCSADDQTIFGNFSRCRPSRSDFSKNIAPLPSFRRLSYSDLSRSSSTRITEDLAQSFGPDLYDFQLSELRAITQNFASNYLLGEGGFGTVHKGYVDDNFRQGLKAQAVAVKLLDIEGLQGHREWLAEVIFLGQLRHPHLVKLIGYCCEDEQRLLVYEFMPRGSLENHLFKRISTSLPWGTRLKIAIGAAKGLAFLHGAENPVIYRDFKTSNILVDSDFTAKLSDFGLAKMGPEGSNTHVTTRVMGTYGYAAPEYVSTGHLTTKSDVYSFGVVLLELLTGRRSVEKSRSKNEQILVDWAKPYLSSSRRLRYIMDPRLSGQYSVKGAKEMALLALQCISLNPKDRPRMPAIVQTLEALQQYKDMAVSCGQWPVSVSPKSTKTNGPKFRGAQGRGKLTATTANGKAA, encoded by the exons ATGACTGACTCCTCCAAGCCTTGGAGACCATTCGCTGCAAATTGTTGTTCAGCTGATGACCAAACAATTTTTGGCAATTTCAGCCGTTGCAGGCCATCCAGATCTGACTTCTCCAAGAACATTGCTCCATTACCATCGTTTCGACGATTGTCCTACTCTGATCTTAGTCGTTCATCGTCCACGCGCATCACCGAGGATCTTGCACAATCCTTTGGGCCTGATTTGTACGATTTCCAGCTAAGCGAGCTGCGGGCTATAACCCAGAATTTTGCGAGCAATTATCTGTTAGGAGAAGGTGGGTTCGGGACTGTGCATAAAGGCTACGTGGATGACAATTTTAGGCAGGGTTTGAAGGCTCAAGCTGTAGCTGTCAAGCTATTGGATATTGAAGGCCTCCAAGGACACCGTGAATGGCTT GCAGAAGTAATATTCTTGGGGCAGCTTCGGCATCCACACTTGGTCAAATTGATTGGCTATTGCTGTGAGGACGAACAACGTCTTCTTGTATATGAGTTCATGCCCAGAGGCAGTTTGGAGAATCATTTGTTCAAAA GGATCTCAACATCATTGCCGTGGGGCACCAGATTGAAGATTGCCATTGGAGCTGCAAAAGGGCTTGCATTCTTGCATGGGGCTGAGAATCCTGTCATATATCGTGACTTCAAAACTTCCAATATCTTGGTTGATTCT GATTTTACAGCAAAATTATCGGATTTTGGACTTGCCAAGATGGGGCCTGAGGGCTCAAACACGCACGTCACAACTCGCGTTATGGGCACCTATGGCTATGCTGCCCCAGAATATGTATCGACAg GTCACTTGACGACGAAAAGTGATGTTTACAGCTTTGGAGTGGTACTATTAGAATTGCTTACAGGGAGAAGATCAGTGGAGAAATCAAGGTCTAAGAACGAGCAAATCCTTGTCGATTGGGCTAAGCCTTACTTGAGTAGCAGTCGGAGGCTGCGCTATATAATGGACCCAAGACTCAGCGGGCAGTATTCCGTTAAAGGAGCAAAAGAGATGGCTCTTCTGGCATTACAATGCATCAGTTTGAACCCTAAAGACAGGCCAAGGATGCCAGCCATTGTTCAAACTCTGGAAGCCCTGCAACAGTATAAGGACATGGCGGTCTCCTGCGGTCAATGGCCTGTATCTGTGTCACCAAAATCCACTAAAACTAATGGACCTAAATTCAGGGGCGCACAAGGTAGAGGTAAGCTGACTGCAACTACTGCAAATGGGAAGGCCGCATGA
- the LOC18606945 gene encoding GDP-mannose-dependent alpha-(1-2)-phosphatidylinositol mannosyltransferase, producing MAFYSKPKKPHLISFHSNLNLCTTLFFLLVFTVPLLFLLHTCTYSLCTTFAPNNVNSWSGDLRKAEFAWNRLPFTQIQPPPIRLKIAVFSRKWPIGTTPGGMERHAYTLHTALARRGHQVHVFTSPVDGGKAPPDTPTSSANSPRIHCHEGEAGKWRYNKAWELFNEESQRGPFDVIHSESVALPHWLARNLKNLAVSWHGIALESLQSSIYQDLTRKPNEPMSPAFNVSLYGVVPKVLNEIRFFHNYAHHVAISDSCGEMLRDVYQIPRKRVHVILNGVDENGFRNDLSLGLYFRSKIGVPRNGSLVLGVAGRLVKDKGHPLLYEAFSKLIRKHPDVYLLVAGSGPWEQRYKELGPRVLVLGSMAPSQLRAFYNAIDIFVNPTLRPQGLDLTLMEAMMSGKPVMASRFPSIQGSIVVDDELGFMFSPNVDSLLEALEGVVREGPKRLAQRGKASQEYAASMFTASKMALAYERLFLCIKNDTFCVYP from the coding sequence atggccTTCTACAGCAAACCCAAGAAGCCCCATCTCATCTCTTTCCACTCCAATCTCAATCTGTGCACGACTCTTTTCTTCCTACTTGTCTTCACCGTTCCGCTCTTGTTTCTCCTCCACACCTGCACCTACTCCCTCTGCACCACTTTTGCCCCAAACAACGTCAACTCTTGGTCAGGTGACCTTCGAAAGGCTGAATTTGCGTGGAACCGGCTTCCTTTCACCCAAATTCAACCCCCGCCAATCAGACTCAAGATCGCTGTTTTCTCCCGAAAATGGCCTATTGGCACCACCCCAGGCGGCATGGAGCGCCATGCCTACACCTTGCACACCGCTCTAGCTCGCCGTGGCCACCAAGTTCATGTGTTTACATCCCCTGTTGATGGTGGAAAAGCTCCCCCTGATACCCCGACCTCTTCTGCTAACTCCCCACGAATTCACTGCCACGAAGGTGAAGCTGGTAAGTGGCGATACAACAAGGCTTGGGAGCTCTTCAATGAAGAGAGCCAGCGTGGACCATTCGACGTCATTCATTCCGAAAGCGTGGCTCTTCCTCATTGGTTGGCTCGCAATCTTAAGAATCTTGCTGTTTCATGGCATGGCATAGCCCTCGAAAGCTTACAATCAAGTATTTACCAAGATTTAACTCGTAAACCCAATGAACCGATGTCGCCTGCTTTTAACGTGAGTTTATATGGAGTTGTCCCAAAAGTGCTTAACGAAATAAGGTTCTTCCACAACTATGCTCATCATGTTGCAATCAGTGATAGTTGCGGGGAGATGTTGAGGGATGTGTATCAGATTCCTAGGAAAAGAGTCCATGTCATCCTCAATGGTGTTGATGAAAATGGTTTTCGAAACGACTTATCCTTAGGCCTTTACTTCCGGTCTAAGATTGGTGTCCCCAGAAATGGTAGTTTGGTGCTAGGTGTGGCGGGAAGGTTGGTGAAGGATAAAGGGCATCCTTTGCTTTATGAAGCTTTCTCCAAGCTCATAAGAAAGCACCCTGATGTGTATTTGCTCGTTGCTGGGTCTGGACCATGGGAGCAACGATACAAGGAATTAGGCCCTCGCGTACTAGTTTTGGGTTCTATGGCTCCATCCCAACTCAGGGCTTTTTACAATGCAATCGATATCTTTGTGAATCCAACACTCAGGCCTCAAGGGTTAGACCTCACTCTTATGGAAGCAATGATGAGCGGAAAACCGGTCATGGCATCAAGGTTTCCAAGCATTCAAGGCAGTATTGTTGTTGATGATGAGTTGGGGTTCATGTTTTCTCCCAACGTGGACTCGTTGTTGGAAGCGTTAGAGGGGGTGGTGAGGGAAGGCCCAAAGAGGCTAGCGCAAAGGGGAAAGGCATCGCAGGAGTATGCAGCTTCCATGTTTACGGCAAGCAAGATGGCCCTGGCATATGAAAGATTGTTTCTTTGTATCAAAAACGACACATTTTGTGTCTATCCTTAG